DNA from Kitasatospora herbaricolor:
CAGGAACACCTGCGGTCGGGGGAGCCCACCGACGCCGAGCTGACCGCGCTGTGCGAACGGGCCGTCCGCAACCACGATCCGTGCATCTCCTGCTCCACCCACTTCCTCGACCTCACCGTCGACCGGGCCGCGCACAGCGACTGACCGTCCCGCGCCCGGGCCCGCCTGCCTCGTCAGGGCGGCCGGCGCCCGTGCTCGGCGGCCACCTGACGGGCATGGGAGACGATGTCCTTCGCTGCCTCCTCGCTGACGCCGAGCGCGTGGTGGAGCCGGTGCGCGCTCCAGCCGTGGCGTGCCAGCAGGACGGCGACCGGGTGATGGGCCGAAGCCGTGACGGGGGTGTGCGCCGGAGCTGCGGTTGTGCCCGCGGGCTTCGCGGCAGCGGCCGGGCGGCGGCGCACCAGAGCCCTCCGCAGCTCGTCCGCGCCCCAGACGACGAAGGGGAACGGTGCCACGAACGCCAGTTGCGCGGGGCTGAGCGCCGCCGTTCCGAACACGTGGTGCAGCAGGGGGAGGTAGACGATCGTGGCGGCGAAGGCGAGCGAGAAGCCGATGCCCACCAGCAGCTGCCGGTTGCTCAGGACACCGATGGAGCGCAGCGAGGCGCGCTCGGTCCGGGCGGCGAAGGCGGTGCCGATCTGGCAGGCGACGATGCCGAGCCAGGTGACGGTGGTGGCCTGCCGGTACGTCAGGTGCAGGGCGGTGCCGGGGCCGGTCGGGTCGCCGGGGTGCCAGCCGCCCAGGGTCAGGGTGAGCAGGAAGCCGCCCATCACCAGGCAGGCCGAGACCAGGCCGAGGAAGCCCCAGGCCCGTGCCAGCATGGAGCGTTGGATCACCTTCTCGTCCCGCCGGCGCGGGGGGCGGTCCATCAGGCCGGGTTCGGCGCGTTCACGGCCCAGCGCGAGTGCGGGGAGGGTGTCGGTGCCCAGGTCGACGGCCAGGATCTGCATCACCGTGAGGGCAGCGGAATCGTGCCGCCCGCGAGGGCGAAGACCAGGAACGGCACCACCTCGGGGACGGCGTGGGCGAAGATGTAGACGATGAACTTACGGATGTTGTCGTACGTCCGCCGGCCCGCCTCGACGGCCGCGACGATGGTGGCGAAGTTGTCGTCGGTGAGCACCATGGTGGCCGACTCGCGGGCGACGTCGGTGCCGGAGCGTCCCATGGCCACGCCGATGTCGGCGCGCCGCAGGGCGGGTGCGTCGTTCACCCCGTCGCCGGTCATCGCGACCGTGTGGCCCTCGGCGCGCAGCGCGTCCGCGATCCGCAGTTTGGCCTCGGGGGAGGTGCGGGCGAAGATCACCTCCTCGCCGCGGGCGAGCAGCGTGTCCAGCTCCCGCTCGCCCATGGCCGTCAGTTCGGTTCCGGTGACGATCCGGGATCCGCCACGGCCGATACCCACCTGGCCGGCGATCGCGGCGGCGGTCATGCCGTTGTCGCCGGTGACGACGTGGACGGTGATCCCGGCGCGATGGGCGAGGGTGATCGCGCCGGCGACCTCGGGCCGGGCCGGGTCGGCCATCGCGATCAGGCCGATGAGGCACAGGTGCCGCTCGGCGTCCTCGCGCCGGCCGGGGGGTGCCTGGCCGGGTGGCAGCGGCCGTCGGGCCACGCCGAGCACCCGCAGTCCCCGGGCTGCCAGGTCGCCGACGGCGCTGACCACCCCGCTCCGGTCGGCCGGGGTGAGGGGCCGCTGCGAACCCTCGTCGAGGAGGCGGTCGGCGCGGGCGAGGACCTCCTCGGGCGCGCCCTTGGTGTGCAGGACGACCGTGCCGTCCTCGGAGTCCGCCGTCGTCATCAGTTTGATCCGGGGATCGAAGCGGAACATCGCCCGCCGGTCGGTGTCGCGTCGCTCGGGCGGGCACGCCACGCCGAGCCGTTCGGCCAGGTCGAGCAGCGCAAGCTCGGTGGGGTCGCCATGACCGGCCTCCGGGCGGGCCGTCGTGCAGGCCGCCGCGGAGGCCGCCAGCAGCCGGACCTCCGGCGGTGCAGGCACCGGGACGTCTACGGCGCATTGGCCGCCCGGCGTCCAGACGGCCGTGGCGAGCATCCGGTTCTCGGTCAGGGTCCCCGTCTTGTCGGTACAGACGACCGTGGTCGAACCGAGGGTCTCGACGGCGGAGAGGCGCTTGACCACTGCCCCACGCCTGGCGAGGTCCCGGACACCGGAGGCGAGCGACAGGGTGATTGTAGGGAGCAGTCCCTCGGGTACGTTGGCGACCAGCAGGCCGATCGCGAAGCTCACCGCGGCGGCGAGTGACAGGCCCGCGGCGAGGCCGACCGGCAGGAAGGTGAACCCCACCCCGATCGCCACCAGTGCGATCAGCCGCGCGGCCCGCTTGACCTGGCGTTCCAGCGGGCTCTCCTCACGCCGGGTGCGCTGGCTCAGCGCGGCGATCCTGCCCAGCTCGGTGTGCATCCCGGTGGCGGTGACCACGGCCTGCGCCTGGCCGCCGGTGCAGGACGTTCCGGAGAACAGCAGGTCGCGCGCGTCCAGCAGGGAACCCTCGACGTCCACCAGCTCCGCGGAGCGGAAAACCGGCGCCGACTCACCGGTCAACGCCGACAGGTCGACCTCCACGCCTCCGGACAGCAGCCGGGCGTCGGCGGAGATCCGCTCGCCCTCCTCGACCACCAGCACGTCGCCGGGGACGAGCGACGTGGCCGGTACTTCCCGTCGCACCCGGTCGCGGATCACGGTCGCCAGTTCCGGGAGGAAGGCGGCCAGCGCCTCCACGGCCTTCTCGGCCTGCTGTTCCTGCGCGAAGGCGAGCGCGGCGTTCAGCAGGATCACGGCCGCGATCGCCACCGCGAGGGCCGGCGCCCCGCTGACGGCGGCGAGGACCGCCGCGAGCGCCAGCAGCAGGGCGAGCGGGTGGGTGAACTGCTGTGCGAGTTCCCGGGGCCGGCGTCGTCCGCCGCGCGCGGTCAGCGTGTTGGGACCGTACACGGCCTGGCGGCGGTCCGCCTCGCGATCCGGCAGGCCCTGCGCCGAGGTGCGTAGGTCCCGGAAGAGGAGGGCGATCGGTTCACGCGGGTCCGGCGCGTCCCCGCCGTCCGGCGGTCG
Protein-coding regions in this window:
- a CDS encoding cation transporting ATPase C-terminal domain-containing protein, with the translated sequence MQILAVDLGTDTLPALALGRERAEPGLMDRPPRRRDEKVIQRSMLARAWGFLGLVSACLVMGGFLLTLTLGGWHPGDPTGPGTALHLTYRQATTVTWLGIVACQIGTAFAARTERASLRSIGVLSNRQLLVGIGFSLAFAATIVYLPLLHHVFGTAALSPAQLAFVAPFPFVVWGADELRRALVRRRPAAAAKPAGTTAAPAHTPVTASAHHPVAVLLARHGWSAHRLHHALGVSEEAAKDIVSHARQVAAEHGRRPP
- a CDS encoding cation-translocating P-type ATPase; the encoded protein is MRIDSPGTLRQSTDRPPDGGDAPDPREPIALLFRDLRTSAQGLPDREADRRQAVYGPNTLTARGGRRRPRELAQQFTHPLALLLALAAVLAAVSGAPALAVAIAAVILLNAALAFAQEQQAEKAVEALAAFLPELATVIRDRVRREVPATSLVPGDVLVVEEGERISADARLLSGGVEVDLSALTGESAPVFRSAELVDVEGSLLDARDLLFSGTSCTGGQAQAVVTATGMHTELGRIAALSQRTRREESPLERQVKRAARLIALVAIGVGFTFLPVGLAAGLSLAAAVSFAIGLLVANVPEGLLPTITLSLASGVRDLARRGAVVKRLSAVETLGSTTVVCTDKTGTLTENRMLATAVWTPGGQCAVDVPVPAPPEVRLLAASAAACTTARPEAGHGDPTELALLDLAERLGVACPPERRDTDRRAMFRFDPRIKLMTTADSEDGTVVLHTKGAPEEVLARADRLLDEGSQRPLTPADRSGVVSAVGDLAARGLRVLGVARRPLPPGQAPPGRREDAERHLCLIGLIAMADPARPEVAGAITLAHRAGITVHVVTGDNGMTAAAIAGQVGIGRGGSRIVTGTELTAMGERELDTLLARGEEVIFARTSPEAKLRIADALRAEGHTVAMTGDGVNDAPALRRADIGVAMGRSGTDVARESATMVLTDDNFATIVAAVEAGRRTYDNIRKFIVYIFAHAVPEVVPFLVFALAGGTIPLPSR